A DNA window from Streptosporangiales bacterium contains the following coding sequences:
- a CDS encoding CBS domain-containing protein, producing MSGPPTRVFLARLAGVPVFDPTGDQVGKIRDTVVAFRSSSRPPRVLGLVVEMQPRRLIFLPLTRVTNIESDAVIFTGSLSMRRFQQRSTETLVLGELLDRKVTHRDSDATVTVLDVAMERTRTRDWAIAKIAVRRPGKRLRRGETSVVDWDAVTGFGAHESDQGAESLLATFDELRPADLAHVMHELSPKRRAEVATALGDERLADVMEELSSEDQVEVVGKLDAERAADVLEAMDPDDAADLLHVLPLDRREQLLRLMEPEEAAPVRRLLRYADDSAGGMMTTEPVILAPDATVAEALARIRNPDLSLPLGSQVYVCRPPTDTPSGKYLGLVYFQRLLREPPASLVSGVMDSDLMPLRPETQLHDVASHFAMYNLTAVPVVDENDHMLGAVTVDDVLDHMLPEDWRDRVPMEQEQVRGG from the coding sequence CCCGACCGGGGACCAGGTCGGCAAGATCCGCGACACCGTCGTGGCGTTCCGCAGCAGCAGCCGGCCGCCGCGGGTGCTCGGCCTGGTCGTCGAGATGCAGCCGCGCCGACTCATCTTCCTCCCGCTGACCCGGGTGACGAACATCGAGAGCGACGCCGTGATCTTCACGGGCAGCCTGAGCATGCGCAGGTTCCAGCAACGCTCCACCGAGACGCTCGTCCTCGGCGAGCTGCTCGACCGCAAGGTGACCCACCGCGACTCCGACGCCACCGTCACCGTCCTCGACGTCGCGATGGAGCGCACCCGCACCCGCGACTGGGCGATCGCGAAGATCGCCGTCCGCCGGCCGGGCAAGCGACTGCGCCGCGGCGAGACGAGCGTCGTCGACTGGGACGCCGTCACCGGGTTCGGCGCCCACGAGAGCGACCAGGGAGCCGAGAGCCTGCTCGCCACGTTCGACGAGCTGCGTCCGGCCGACCTCGCCCACGTGATGCACGAGCTGTCGCCGAAGCGACGCGCGGAGGTCGCGACCGCGCTCGGCGACGAACGACTGGCCGACGTCATGGAGGAGCTGTCGAGCGAGGACCAGGTCGAGGTCGTCGGCAAGCTCGACGCCGAGCGCGCCGCCGACGTGCTCGAGGCGATGGACCCCGACGACGCCGCCGACCTGCTGCACGTGCTGCCGCTCGACCGGCGCGAGCAGCTGCTGCGACTGATGGAGCCCGAGGAGGCCGCGCCGGTCCGCCGGCTGCTGCGTTACGCCGACGACTCCGCGGGCGGCATGATGACGACCGAGCCCGTGATCCTCGCCCCCGACGCCACGGTGGCCGAGGCTCTGGCCCGCATCCGCAACCCCGACCTGTCGCTCCCGCTCGGCTCCCAGGTGTACGTCTGCCGGCCGCCGACCGACACCCCGAGCGGCAAGTACCTCGGGCTCGTGTACTTCCAGCGGCTGCTGCGCGAGCCGCCCGCCTCGCTCGTCTCCGGGGTCATGGACAGCGATCTCATGCCGCTGCGACCCGAGACCCAGCTGCACGACGTCGCGAGCCATTTCGCCATGTACAACCTCACCGCGGTGCCCGTCGTCGACGAGAACGACCACATGCTCGGCGCCGTCACGGTCGACGACGTGCTCGACCACATGCTGCCCGAGGACTGGCGCGACCGCGTCCCGATGGAACAGGAGCAGGTCCGTGGCGGTTGA
- a CDS encoding DUF1003 domain-containing protein, giving the protein MAVDRRTRRISRIDQPRAYRRELPRLAVDPEHLGNLADGVARFLGSWRFIGYMTLVIIAWIAWNALAPAGLRFDSFPFIFLTLALSLQASYAAPLILLSQNRQTDRDRVQYEQDRVTTERNLADTEFLTREIAALRIAIGEVATRDFVRAELRSLLEELDDDRDRRRERDD; this is encoded by the coding sequence GTGGCGGTTGACCGGCGCACGCGGCGCATCAGCCGCATCGACCAGCCGCGCGCCTACCGCCGCGAGCTGCCCCGACTCGCCGTCGACCCCGAGCACCTCGGCAACCTCGCCGACGGGGTCGCGCGGTTCCTCGGCTCCTGGCGGTTCATCGGCTACATGACCCTGGTGATCATCGCCTGGATCGCCTGGAACGCCCTGGCCCCCGCGGGACTGCGCTTCGACTCGTTCCCGTTCATCTTCCTGACGCTCGCCCTGTCCCTGCAGGCCTCGTACGCCGCGCCGCTCATCCTGCTCTCGCAGAACAGGCAGACCGACCGCGACCGGGTGCAGTACGAGCAAGATCGGGTCACCACCGAGCGCAACCTCGCCGACACCGAGTTCCTCACCCGCGAGATCGCGGCGCTGCGCATCGCGATTGGCGAGGTGGCGACCCGCGACTTCGTCCGCGCCGAGCTGCGCAGCCTGCTCGAGGAGCTCGACGACGATCGCGACCGCAGGCGCGAGCGCGACGACTGA